In the genome of Populus trichocarpa isolate Nisqually-1 chromosome 10, P.trichocarpa_v4.1, whole genome shotgun sequence, the window aatccacacaatatatatatatatatatatatatatatatatatatatatatatacactcgtaggatatatatatatatcctatgagtaagttcaatatgaacatagtccaacacattatatcataaaatttaaaggaaaaggaatactaacatgcaaagaaagtaTTTACAATATAAGAAgtgttcttaaatatttcaaaagggttaattacaagataactaaaatactacatgctaagctgaacctttataaatacatcaaggtttGCACAAAAGTATACTAAATAAACACgttaattcccttttgttttaagttaaatatttacataagttTCGCAaagtagagtcctaaactaatgatcttcCTGGATGTTTGATTGacctgttacataaataaacataccattatgttgataaagaatatatgtatgctcatgtaatgaatacgaatgaagtattaaCTTTCTATCGAATCCATGAGAATTCTAACAAagaacttatattttgcttgtaaatcttttaaacccaattaacacccatttgtatattcttaattgaataatcttatttacttgcataaACTGGGTGACCTTGCAAGCTAATCGTGTAAATCATATCCCGGCAATCccatcacggatgccattagccgaagctaatcgtgTAAATCATATCCCGGCAATCccatcacggatgccattagccgaagctaatcgtgTAAATCATTTCTCGGCAATCCTatcatggatgccattagccgaagctaatcttgtaaatacactaggctttatttacattgaacacgatatttattataattgcatTCACCAGAAGGATTCTAAATTGTATAAGTGCAAATAGGAGGGAAAATCACGCACCTGCTTCGCCTGTCTCACGACCTCCCCTAACAGAAGATCCGATCCTGGTTGCTCCTCCTAaatcacaaggaagttttttttttttgttatgattcttTCAAGTCGATATTATAGAGAAttcatattcatccattactcatatgttactttctatgcatgttcatttcctcataataacatacatacatatatcatgtatattttcagagttaataTCTCAATACacaagtgttcgtatgactcaattcttttatattcttatttatagtattcacatgaaagtctactgttactgtctaactttgaactgtttactgtccaatttccaactgttactgtctaactttaaactgttactgtccaatttccaattgttactgtctgactttgaattgttactgtttgactttgaactgttactgtttgacttttccaacaattactgtctgactttgaactgttactgtttaacTTTTCtaaccgttactgtctgactttgaactgttactgtttgactttgaactgttactgtctgactttgaactgttactgtccaatttccaactgttactgtgtaactttgaactgttactgtccaatttccaactgttattgtctgaacactcatcagatttttaactatatctaaagttctaaaactccattttaactgagattgatctcgttggaaagctaagacacgaggctactaGTTCTCTGagggaggagaacccagttttgcctccaagatagtcaaaattgttcatttaCTAATTAGTCCTACTGCCCTACATAATCAGTCACGACTCAGTCTTAgttggtaacccataactggagttctacttttccaaattgagcaagaccaatttccttggttagctaacattcaaatctacaatttctatgaggaaCCCGATCCTAATCCCCTCATCCTTCTACCCGACATCTCATCGAAAGTTAGGAGACAAGTCTGTCCAGACTCGTCtcccccttcccttcacacaatactttcataaactacataccacacacatgaattaacttaatctcaATAATAAGTACTTTTTCCCCAATTtatgtctaagaaccctaacctatgattcaatatcaaggcatcaattctttatcgaatttaaaaatgaatttttttttaagatcatgtttagaataccttactcggtacaaattaagattttgaacttcaaccagttgaagattctcaactccctcttttcttttcttcttgttcaattcccctcctgtcttttcttcttgttcaatttcttggtaATCCTTTGCTtcaagtgtttatcccatctttatgctcttaatcttggatgggttcttaaaattttagtgtttctctcttgatttcttgaGAAAGGGTATAAAACTCcctattttctctccttatggttcctacagatttttttggttaggagagagtatttatactctatattttcccTTATTTACATTTAGACCCCCTTTTTCCTTTAAGTGcattattctcttcaattaaatctaaCCCTCAACAGTACCGGGTTTATTATGatgtctcgaattatttcgcccagaaatttatatttaaaaatttctgaatttctgtttttatttaatcatatacatgaatttcttcacttttatttatttattattttttcccggggtttacattctcccctcctaatagaaattttatccttaaaatttaAGTGATGTACCTGAGTTTATAAACAAGTCGGGGAATTTTCGTCTCATTTCTGATTCTCTCTCCCATGTTTCTTCCTCGATTTGTGAGCTTCGCCGTAAGACTCTGATGATGGGAACTTTCTTATTACGAAGTTCTTTCTCGCCCCAATCGAGTATCTTTATCGGTCTTACCTCAAGTGTTAAGTCTTCTTTTACCTCCACTGGCACTTGAGGTAACACTCTCGAAGGGTCTACATCGGCTTTTCGCAGCAAAGAAACATGGAATACATTGTGAACCTTGGCCCACTGTGAGGGCAAGTTTATTTCATAAGCTATAGGTCCGATACGTTTTCGGATTTCGAATGGTCCAATGAACCTCGGAGCTAACTTCCCCTTCATGCCGAATCTCAGCATGTGCTTCCATGGAGCTACCTTCAGAAATACTTTATCTCCAGGACAAAATTCAAGTGGTCTTCTTCGAATATCTGCATACTTCTTCTGTCTATCATGAGCCACTTTCATTCGATCCTTAATGATCCTCACTTTTTCAGTAGTGATTTGTATTAATTCCGCTCCATACAACTTTCTGTCCCCAACTTATTCCCAACACAAGGGTGTCCTACACTTTCTGCCATAAAGATCTTCAAATGGGGCCGTTCCAATTGTTTTCTGATAACTGTTGTTATACGTGAATTCTACTAGTGACAGGTGCTCCTCCTAGTTTCCACCAAATTCCAAAGCACATACCCTAAGTAAATCTTTTAAGATCTGAATAACTCTCTCAGATTGGCCATCAGTCTGCGGATGAAAGGCAGTACTGATACTCAAATTTGTCCCCAAGGCACATTGTATGCTCGACCAGAGACGTGAAGTAAATCTTGGGTCTTGGTCTGAAACAATTGATATTGGGACTCCATGAAGCCTTACAACTTCGTTCACATAAATCTTAACCAACTTGTTGACTGGATCTGTCATCTTTACTGGTAGGAAAAGGGCAGACTTAGTTAGTCGATCCACAATGACCCAGATTGCATCATTTCCCCTCTTTCCTCTGGGTAGCCCCGACACAAAGTCCATtgtgatcatctcccacttccacTCAGGGATTGGTAATGGTTGTAACAGCCTTGCTGGTTTTCGGTGTTCTCCTTTTACTTGTTGGCAAATTCTACACTTTGCCATGTAACCAGCCACTTCTTTtctcatatttggccaccagtagtgCTGCTTCATATCCTGATACATCTTAGTACTACCTGGATGTACAGTGAACTTAGACTCATGAGCTTCTCGTAGTAACTTTTGTTTAAGGGCTTGGTTGTCAGGCACATACATACGTCGCCCCAACATCACTATTCCATCATCACCCATTGGAAAAAGAGTTTCACCCCCCGATTCCAGTTTGATTCTTACTTTTGACACCTCATCATCATGTTGCTATGCCTCTAATATTTGCTCTCGATATCCTGACTTCACCCTTAGTTGAGCCATTAAGGATCCTTCCGGACTCACACCTAATATTGCCCCCAATCTCTTTAGCTCAATCATGGTTTCCTCATTCCAAGTCGTTGGTCCACTCCTAATCACTTTGTCTTTACGGCTGAGAGCATCTGTGACGACATTCACTTTTCCTGGATGATAATCTATAATACAGTCGTagtctttaattaattctaccCATCTCCGTTGTCGCATATTCAACTCCTTCTGCGACATCAGATATTTAAGGCTCTTATGATTCGTGAAAATTTGGACCTGGGATCCGTATAGGTAGTGCCTCTATACTCGTAAAGCAAAAACTACTTCTGCCAATTCTAAGTCGTGAACTGGATAGTTGACTTCATGAGTCTTCAGTTGTCTCGATGCACAGGCAACTACTTTTCCATGCTGCATTAGAACACAACCCAGTCCTTTTCTTGAGGCATCACTGTAGACTACAAAGCCTTCTATTCCGGATGGAAGGATTAGTACGGGGGCAATAGTAAGccttctcttcaattcttgaaagCTCTCATCGCACTCCTTTGACCACTCCCATCTTATGTTCTTCCTGGTGAGTCGTGTTAATGGAGTTGCTATCGTTGAAAACCCTTCGATAAATCTTCTATAATACCCTGCCAATCCGAGAAAACTACGTATTTCAGTTACCGTAGTAGGCCTTTCCCATCTCAAAACTGCTTCCACCTTCTAAGGGTCCACAAAAATGCCTTTTGAAGACACTACATGCCCCAAAAAGGTAACTTCTTTTAACCAGAAGTCACATTTATCCAACTTGGCATACAACTGGCGGCTCCTCAGAGTCTGTAGTGTCTGTCTTAGGTGTTGTTCATGCTCCTCATAGGATTTGGAATAAACCAAGATGTCATCGATGAATACGACAacaaacttatcaaggtatGGTTGGAATACTCGGttcattaaatccataaaaagtgTTGGAGCATTAGTTAATCCAAAGGGTAGCACTAAGAACTCAAAGTGTCCGTAGCGAGTTCTGAAGGCAGTTTTCGGCACAGCTTGCCCCTTGATTCGCATTTGGTAGTATCCTGATCTTAAATCAATCTTTGAGAATACTTTggcacccttcaactgatcgAACAAATCATCTATTTGTGGAAGTGGATATCTGTTCTTTACCGTCACTTTATTCAGCTGACGGTAATCTATGCAAAGCCTCAACGTTCCATCCTTCTTCTTCACAAATAATACAGGTGCCCCACAAGGTGAGTTGCTTGGTCGTATGAACCCTTTGTCTAAAAGCTCCTGCAATTGAATTTTCAACTCATCCAATTCTTTTGGGGCCATTCTATACGGTGGTTGGGCTATAGGAGACACCCCAGGCAATATATCTAGAGTGACTTCAACTTCTCTTTCTGGGGGTAGTCCTGACAATTCTTCCGGAAATACATCCGGAAATTCCCTCACAATTGGAATGTCGGACAGTCCTATTTTACCCTTTTCTAAATTTATCACATAGGCAAGGTATGTTGTACAACCTTTCTTTAGTAGTTTTCTCGCAACCATGCCCGAGATCATATTTGGAAAGTTGGAAGTTCTCTCCCCTTTAAAGACCATTATTTCACCCTTAGCCCCCTGGAAGGTTACTGTTTTTGTAAAGCAGTCTAGACGAGCCTTATTTTTTCCCAACCAATTCATACCtagaattatatcaaaatcactTAATTCTAGGGGTATTAAATCTGCTTTTAGTTCACACCCATTAATGTTAATTCCCACCCCTTTCAATACAACATTTGTTTCCACAGTTTCACCCAAAGGTGTCCCAATAATAAATCCTTTTTCTACCCTTTTTGTTTCCTTACTCAATTTGGTTACATTTTTATTTGCTATAAAGGAGTGAGTGGCACcagaatcaaacaaaacatgcaTTTGATAGTCATTCATTTGCAGcatacctgccaccacatctgATGCTGCTCTGACATCCTCCTGGGTTATATGGAAAACCCTTTCTTGACCCCTTTCATTTTGCACTCTGGGTCGTCCCCTATTTGAGTTAGCTCCTGACTGAGTTGACCTTCCCGGTCTGTTTACTGTGATAGACTGCTGATGACTCTGACTTTGCTGCCTATGTCTCTGAGGCTGTTCAGTGTTTAACTGGGGGCATTCCCTTTTAAAGTGACCCTTCTCACCACAGTGATGACATCCTCTTCCTAAGTACTGACAGGTTTTCCACTTATGACCTTCTCCTCGACATATATAGCATCGTCCTGGAGAAACCATACAACTCCCGGGGTGTCTTTGTTCACACTGAGCACATCGAGGGTAGCCAATTTCCTTCTGATCATTATGCCCCCTTGCAGCTATAGCCCTAGAGCGGGTCTGACCACTTCCCGACCTCCCACCGATATCCTGTCGGAAGCTAGTTGACGTCCCCCCTTTCTTTTTGAATTGAAGGAACTGTTCGCCTCTACCTTTCTTTGGAAGTGGCGGCCTGCCTAAAAATTCCATATCCTTTCGTTTTCCTGCACCCCCATGACTCTATTGGCCTTCTTCCATACAAGCCTCCAAGGCCTGTGCTGCTTCAATCAGTTCCCTTACTGTCTTGAATTGCAAAGCAATCAACCCCTGCTTCAATTCTTGTCTGAAGCCATCCCTTAACTTTTCTATCCTGTGTTGTTCTGATGGGACATAATGTGGTGCGAATAGTGAGAGATCATGAAATCGTCTCTCATACTCAAGTACTGACATTCCCTCCTGTCTCAAAGCTAGGAATTCCTATTCCTTCATCTTCCGATGATATTTGGAGTAATATTGATTCTCAAACTCTATCTTGAAGTCATCCCAGGATAGGGTTTCTGTAGCCCTCCTCAACTGAACTGTCTCCCACCAAGTCATAGCACTGTCTGATAGTAATTGAGTAACACAATCTACCCGCAGATCATGTGGTATCTTAATTTGAATCATGGTTTTCTCCACCTTTCTAATTCACCTTCCCGCCACTTCAGCATTCTGTTCACCTGAGTAGGGTTCACAACCCATTTCTCTCATACTTTTCACCAAACGAACTAGTTGTACCACGCCATTAGTAGCTGTAGCTGCTTCTGAAACGGTTGGTATGATGGGTGCAGGCATAGAAGTGGCAGCATTAGCCATACCTTCCATTACTGCTTTGACTAGCTGGGCCAAGAGCATCGGATCAACATAAGAAACAGATGGCCCTGCAGGTGTAGTCTGAGGGGCCTCCTCTACTCTTTCCCGTGGTCGGCCGAACATCCCCAGTTTGCCTTGGTGCCTCTCTAATTTGAGGCCCCGACGATTCTTCATGCCTTGCTTGAGTCGATACTACCGGTGCATGTGAAGCAGTATCTTCCAAAGGGCTCTCTTCTTGCCCCTCGGAAAAGTCTATATTTCTATTCCCCCTCCCTGCAGAGGATAGATCTGTTATAATCTCTTGACGGGTACGTACCATCctgcaataaattaatgaacatCAACAACCTTTTTTGATTTCTTCCCAGAACCTATAccagggctctgataccaactgtaataGTCCCGACAcaatcaatgttaaaagattccaacatatcctttttatttgagggtaaattttttttttccaaaaattcgGCAGAGTTTTGTTTGCATTtaggacatcccaagttatcgactactatcaGTTTACTCAAACGacccatcatcacaaggtcccTTAATTCCGGACCTTATATCAAACCTCATACaatccacacaatatatatatatcctacgagtaagttcaatatgaacatagtccaacacattatatcataaaatttaaaggaaaatgaatactaacatgcaaagaaagtaTTTACAATATAAGAAgtgttcttaaatatttcaaaagggttaattacaagataactaaaatactacatgctaagctgaacctttataaatacatcaaggtttGCACAAAAGTATACTACATAAACACGTTaattctcttttgttttaagttaaatatttacataagttTCGCAaagtagagtcctaaactaatgatcttcCTGGATGTTTGATGGacctgttacataaataaacataccattatgttgataaagaatatatgtatgctcatgtaatgaatacgaatgaagtattaaCTTTCTATCGAATCCATGAGAATTCTAACAAagaacttatattttgcttgtaaatcttttaaacccaattaacacccatttgtatattcttaattgaataatcttatttacttgcataaACTGGGTGACCTTGCAAGCTAATCGTGTAAATCATAACCCGACAATCccatcacggatgccattagccgaagctaattgtGTAAATCATATCCCGGCAATCccatcacggatgccattagccgaagctaatcgtgTAAATCatttcccggcaatcctatcatagatgccattagccgaagctaatcttgtaaatacacttggctttatttacattgaacatgatatttattataattgcatTCACTAGAAGGATTCTAAATTGTATAAGTGCAAATAGGAGGGAAAATCACACACCTGCTTCGCCTGTCTCGCGACCTCCCCTAACAGAAGATCCGATCCTggttgctcctcctgaatcacaaggaagttttttttttttgttatgaatctTTCAAGTCGATATTATAGAAAATTtatattcatccattactcatatgttactttctatgcatgttcatttcctcataataacatacatacatatatcatgtatattttcagagttaataTCTCAATACACAAGTGTttgtatgactcaattcttttatattcttatttatagtattcacatgaaagtctactgttattgtctaactttgaactgtttactgtccaatttccaactgttactgtcgaattttgaactgttactatccaattttcaactgttactgtttgactttgaattgttactgtttgactttgaattgttactgtttgacttttccaactgttattgtctgactttgaactgttactgtccaatttccaactattactgtataactttgaactgttactatccaatttccaactgttattgtttgaacactcatcagatttttaactatatctaaagttctaaaactccattttaactgagattgatctcgttggaaagctaagacacgaggctactaGTTCTCTGagggaggagaacccagttttgcctccaagatagtcaaaattgttcatttaCTAATTAGTCCTACTGCCCTACAAAATCAGTCACGACTCAGTCTCAgttggtaacccataactggagttctacatttccaaattgagcaagaccagtttccttggttagctaacattcaaatctacaatttctatgaagaaCCCAATCCTAAtcccctcatcctcctacccgaCATCTCATCGAAAGTTAGGAGACCAGTCTGTCCAGACTCGTCtcccccttcccttcacacaatactttAATAAGTTACATaccacacacatgaattaacttaatctcaATAATAagtactttttcctcaatttatgtctaagaaccctaacctatgattcaatatcaaggcatcaattctttatcgaatttaaaaatgaattattttttaagatcatgtttagaataccttacccggtacaaattaagattttgatcttcaaccagttgaagattctcaactccctcttttcttttcttcttgttcaattcccctcctgtcttttcttcttattcaatttcttgGTAATTCCTTGCTCtcaagtgtttatcccatctttaagctcttaatcttggatgggttcttaaaattttagtgtttctctcttgatttctcgagaatgggtataaaactcctattttctctccttatggttcctacagatttttttggtgaggagagagtatttatactctatattttcccttatttatatttagacccCCTTTTTCCTTTAAGTGcattattctcttcaattaaatctaaCCCACAACAGTACCgggtttattataatgtctTGAATTATTTCGCCcggaaatttatattaaaaaatttctgaatttctgtttttatttaatcatatacatgaatttcttcacttttatttatttattattttttcccggggtttacaaTAAATAGCATATTTGCTTTGCTATTGCCTTGTGCTTAAATAGATTGCAGGAATCGaaacctgaggtaagctgcattgtgtgGTTTGAATGTGGTTTAAAGGCTTTGATAGGTTCCTAAATAGTGGTATGTCTAGGGCTTAAGATGAAgatttattcatgtaaataaatcagttttttttttaatttattatgggctcatATGCCCAAATGAATTCTTATGAAAAATATCCATATAGGTGTCCTAACAAGGTTCACCTATCTTCGAAGGTAGAAGGGTTTTTTCACAACTCGTGTATTGTGATGAAAAatacttccaattaaaattggtgaatatttaaaatagttaTAAGAATTTTCTGGTCAactcttgatatttaaataccagCCTATTTGTAGGTCCAACATTTATACCAGAATATTGACCAtcaattctcatgaattaaaattttttatggattattgaaatattgacaTAGTTCTCATGGATTCAATAAaccagttattaaatccaaaatgaatgcaaatatttttttttgaattctgtataaaaatactaaaacacaccatgtattctattttttaagctagatatgattatttatttggcTATATGCTATTTAAAATAagattgtatttttgaaagaagagattttttttttttttgtaaaaggtAAAACGATTCGTTTGAAACACTCAAAACGCCTCGCATGTAGGTcacaattccaaatattaaaatggtAGGAAAATATGgcaaactcaaaattaattacaagatgATCTTCCAAGGATTTGGAAAATGGACGAAGACATTgtttaattaaacacaaataaattatttttatcatggctatttttaccataatattaattcaaaacaaaatatcattcattAACTTGAAGTCGAGCAACAGCAAAAATCTACATGaatcttattaatttcacaaactTTGTTCAAATTGCATATTAATCCAAACAAATCAACATAAACCCAAACATAATTCAtgcatcaatatatatttaatgtccaaaaaacaataacaatctaaaaataaacttacaatTCACtacaaatattcaaattatttcaaaacaataacacACATCAATCCAAATTAAAAGTGTCCAACAATccgaaaaaaaaacacaataataagcattttttcccaaaatttcacaacattatagcaatttgtccaaaaaaatattttaaggttATGAATCGACATTTCTTGGTGTTTAACATGTCAAGGTATATTGCAATAGACACTAGAAGATCACTAGAATAAGTGGCAGCGTGTGTACCACATGACACCACCACTTCCGGCACGTGGATTCACGCGCCACTACCGGTGGAAGAGCGTGTGCTGTCGGATCTGAAACAAGTCTTCTCTTTGCTCTTAGATTGACGGTGAGACAAACGGATGTCTAAAGGTAGAGATCTGCTCAATCAAAGGTCAGTCCTCTTCTCTTttattcttctctctttcaGCTCTCTCTACCGTTTCTAAACATTCTGAAGAGACTTGGTGTTCACGGTGGGGTTTTTGGTTACATGGAGAAGCTATTGGGATAGTTGTGACGAGTTGCTCAGCTGCGACAATGCGTGGCAGAAAATGACGTCAACAACTGGTAGCATGTGATGAGCAGaacttggttttcaatttcgatTTAATGAATAAATGATCATTGATTAGATTGATACCATATCCCATTCTTCAAGTTCCCACACAATCTCtattatttgtaataaaaaaagttcaatacGGAAAAGTGGTGATGTATACAAGTTTGAAAAAACTTtcattaaaagaatgataactTAAGTGTTTTTGTATAACTTCTTAGACAAGGTTGAAATACATTGAGCAATTGCATACAAGTGGATTTGTCAAAGCATGAAAGTCGTTCAAGAGAGAGCCGTTAAGATGGAATTATCGGATTTATTAGTAACTGAGGAAGGATAACAAAATTTGTGGGTAATTATATGAAAGTGTTAGAATTATTGGCAATCGAGATGAGTTAGttgaatattttagttttgaaaaaattatataaattaattgaatgaagttagaagtattaaatttcaaaggttaagagtaaaataattaatatatgactaAGATATTgggtaaattaattaatgtggtttTTGTTGAAACATGTACGCGAGGTGATGCAGATCGTTAGATGTAGGATTTTTCTGTTTATGAATTATCATTTTGGAATGTAATATTtatgtctttattttctttgaaaacccTTGTGTTGTCAAAATCAGATAGAAGATGTGTAGTATGTAATGATTGTATTACCTTCGTAttgtaaaaatcaaatagaagaTGTGTAGTATGTAATgaatgtattatatatatgtatagatgTTAGTATGGCTAAATCATTTTCAGAATGATAAGATTAGTTTATAATATAAAGTAATAGAATACATTGGATGTTTTAAGACAATGTGACTCTTAATCTTAATATTGTATTCATTTAGTCTAAATGCATATATGTAGTTAGTTAGCATTTATTACTCTTTAGTGATGAAAttgtttatctttcaatttgttttagtaattcttttatgttgacttattaattgatattatgagACTTGAATATATTGATAAGTATAAGTTTTGAGAGATTGATTAATGAATGAGAtgtgatccaggatgattggatcaagatggaagttgtaatgacatataatagaagtgttgtcgataacttggtaccaacaaaaatagaggaaactctgccgaacttttcaaaaaaaaattaaaaatccataatcttagacatattattcaatacttAACATTCGTAAAGAAACATTTGAGATTTCATGACATTATAATTTGAGGATGTTATAGTTTGGTACTAAGAcaaaccatgtattttatttcttaagcaagatatgattttttttatttttgggagaCTTGgttgtatgttttttaaaataaaattgtatttttgaaagaagagatttttttttgttgtttttgtaaaaggTAAAACGATTCCTTTAACATCGAAGAAGCATCTCGTGTGTAAGTCACGATTTCAAATACTAAATACGTGCTGGTTGGAAAATATTGGgaactcaaaattaattgcaTGATGATCTtccaaagattttgaaaatggaCGAAGACCGTATTTAGTAAAacacatataaattatttttatcaaggctATTTTAACCAcgatattaattcaaaacaaaatatcgtTCATCAACTTGAAACGAGCAACACCAAAAATCCACACGaatcttattaatttcacaaactTTGTTTAAACTGCGTATTAATTCGAAGGAATTAACACAAACCCAAACATAATTCATACATCAATATTTAATGtccaaaaaacaatcacaatctaATAATAAACTCATAATTCACCACAAATACTCAAATCACCTCAAAATCAATAATACAcatcaaaccaaattaaaagtgtCCAACGGTCCAGAAAAAATACACAATAATAAGCATTTCCCTTAAAATTTCACAACATTATAGCAATTTGTCTGAAACAATAGtagtaattaaaaaacttcaatataGAAAAGTGGTGATGTATACAAGTGGATTTGTCTAAGCATGAAAGCCGTTCAAGAGAGAAGGAGTTACCAATAAATATTCCTTTCTTATctctcaattatatatatttcttatcaCTTT includes:
- the LOC127905831 gene encoding uncharacterized protein LOC127905831 is translated as MVRTRQEIITDLSSAGRGNRNIDFSEGQEESPLEDTASHAPVVSTQARHEESSGPQIREAPRQTGDLVKAVMEGMANAATSMPAPIIPTVSEAATATNGVVQLVRLVKSMREMGCEPYSGEQNAEVAGRIEKLRDGFRQELKQGLIALQFKTVRELIEAAQALEACRPPLPKKGRGEQFLQFKKKGGTSTSFRQDIGGRSGSGQTRSRAIAARGHNDQKEIGYPRCAQCEQRHPGSCMVSPGRCYICRGEGHKWKTCQYLGRGCHHCGEKGHFKRECPQLNTEQPQRHRQQSQSHQQSITVNRPGRSTQSGANSNRGRPRVQNERGQERVFHITQEDVRAASDVVAGMLQMNDYQMHVLFDSGATHSFIANKNVTKLSKETKRVEKGFIIGTPLGETVETNVVLKGVGININGCELKADLIPLELSDFDIILGMNWLGKNKARLDCFTKTVTFQGAKGEIMVFKGERTSNFPNMISGMVARKLLKKGCTTYLAYVINLEKGKIGLSDIPIVREFPDVFPEELSGLPPEREVEVTLDILPGVSPIAQPPYRMAPKELDELKIQLQELLDKGFIRPSNSPCGAPVLFVKKKDGTLRLCIDYRQLNKVTVKNRYPLPQIDDLFDQLKGAKVFSKIDLRSGYYQMRIKGQAVPKTAFRTRYGHFEFLVLPFGLTNAPTLFMDLMNRVFQPYLDKFVVVFIDDILVYSKSYEEHEQHLRQTLQTLRSRQLYAKLDKCDFWLKEVTFLGHVVSSKGYYRRFIEGFSTIATPLTRLTRKNIRWEWSKECDESFQELKRRLTIAPVLILPSGIEGFVVYSDASRKGLGCVLMQHGKVVACASRQLKTHEVNYPVHDLELAEKELNMRQRRWVELIKDYDCIIDYHPGKVNVVTDALSRKDKVIRSGPTTWNEETMIELKRLGAILGVSPEGSLMAQLRVKSGYREQILEA